The Malus domestica chromosome 08, GDT2T_hap1 genomic interval CTTCCTCACGCACCAATCTGCTTAAGTGGTCGGCAACAACATTGTCACTCCCCTTCTTGTCCTTgatttcgatgtcaaactcttgaagtagaagcatccaacgaatgagtctaggtttagcttctttcttggtgaacaagtacttcaaggctgcatggtGAAAACAatgactttagtaccaattagatatgatctaaatttatctaaagcaaatacaaccgccaaaagttctttttcggttgtagaataattcaactgagcatcatttaaagtgcgtgaagcataataaataacatgtggctgtttattttttctttgacccaaaacagcgccaagtgcataatccgatgcatcacacatcaattcaaagggaatggaccaatccgggggagttatgatgggtgccgtggtgaggAGGCCCTTGAGATGGTTGAATGCTTGCTCACACGCCTCGTTGAACTCGAAAGGCacttccttttgtaggagacggcataggggttgtgcaatcttggaaaaatccttgataaatcgtcggtagaatcctgcatgaccaaggaaagaacgaacctctctcaccgaagtgggagaaggtaagtagcgtacaagatctattttagacttatcaacttcaattccacgttcagagattatatgacccaaaacaataccttgtttaaccataaaatggcatttctcccaatttaacacaaggtttgtttcaacacaacgtttcaagattaaagtgagattatccaagcaattatcaaaggaattaccaaacacactaaaatcatccacgaatatctcaataatcctctcaacataatcagaaaagatgctaaccatacacctttgaaatgtggcaggagcattgcacaaaccgaatggcatgcgtcgatatgcaaacgttccaaagggacaagtaaaagtggtattttcttgatcatccggggcaataacaatttgattataaccagagtatccatcaagaaagcaataaaaggaatgacctgctaacctttcgagcatttgatctaggaacggtaatgggaagtgatctttccttgtggttgcatttagcttcctataatcaatgcacactcgccaaccggtttgaattcgggtgggcacaagctcattctccgcattctcgacaaccgtcactccagatttcttgggcacacattggataggtgaaacccaacgactatcggagatgggataaatcaccccacaatctagaagtttgattatctcctttttcaccacttccatcatcggagggttaagacggcgttgagcctctctagttggtttggctccctcctcaagaaatatgtgatgcatacaagtcgtagggcttatacctttaatatcggccaatgtccatcctaggtcagatttgaattccttcaacacacgcactagcttctcctcctcttgtgccgtgagggatgaggagatgatggcaggtagtgtctcgttttcccccaaaaagatgtacttcaaatggcttggtaggggtttgagatcaagtatgggtgcctgaacgatggatggaagcaacttgttagtcaaaattggaatggaatcaaagttaggagacttaccaccatgcttaggtagtgactcaagggcagcaaccaactcaaaaatttcatcactaggaggcacggcatggcctaatccatgtatgccgtgggttacactagaatctgcccccttggttgtgagttccattcctcgtgtaatgactttttcaagcgcatcgtcattcaaatcttcaagtatatcaatagagaaacatgaatggtcctcactagggtacttaatggaatcagaaagattaaaattaacaacttccccatcaaattccatggacaacgtTCCaatatacacgtcaatcttcgtccgggccgtcttcatgaatggccttccaaggaggatgggcaatgaaggagcatgatccgattcatccatttcgagcacataaaaatctgctaggaagactaaatgatcaacttgcaccaaaacgtcttccaacactccttttggataagcgttagatctatcggccaattgtatgattacaccatcatgtttcaactcacctaagttcatagatacataaatggagtatggcataacatttatagaagctcctaaatctagcatggcagatttgaaatgAGTGTTACTAAtgacgcacggaattgtaaagctacccggatctttgcatttggggggtagtttacgttgcaagatggcggagacattttcacctaccttcacaacctccttggttgaaatcctcttcctagtggtgcatagctcctttaaaaacttagcgtatctcgggacttgcttaatggcatccaacaagggtatgttgacttgaactttcctaagtgtctcaaggatgtccttttcagcttcttccttctttgtttgcacaaacctgctaggaaaaTGAGCATTCGAAGGCACAACATTAGTAGaaaccgaatttgacacattcttacctttattggatgaattggacagatttggagcACTAGGAgcctgcggcaaaggtggaaccacctttgccgtgggtggccttgattcctcctcttccatttgcaaaatttcatcctcgttatgacctgttttttatgaagaatctgccccaacttccttaccacttcttagggtgattgctttggctgattcaaaccctccttttggatttggaatggtagaactatgaagccttccttggtctctaatcttCCCAACAACCTCGGCAATCtgtcccatttgtttctctagttggtccacccttttgttttgattttcctgcccattagtcaaaatggttagtaacttaacaaatgtatcattatccaaagcattacctgaagtatttggggcagattgtggttggacttgagggggtgcgtatggtttggtgtagaaacccgggggttgttgcctaaagcctccttgtggttgggcttgttgtggctctctccatttgaagtttggatggtctctccaccccggattatacgtgttggagtatggataatgtcttggctgattttggctttgaaacccaatggcattagcactctcccatccaccattctcgatAAGTTAAGGACACTTTTCGGaaacatgtccttggatagaacatacgccacacaccaagggtccttgaatcttcaatccatcggccatctgtgaaacaatagaagtaagattagctaactgagattgaatattggatgtggaacttacctcatgaacttgttgccgtgggggtcctctttgacctacaccctcgtactgttgagcgttcaacgctcgattagcaatcaagatttttgcagcaatgggcgttttgtccaccaatgctccacccgccgaagcatcgagcatttgacgttctagtggtaggagcccttcgtagaagtattgcaaaagcaattcctccttcatctgatgcggtggacaagaagcaacaagtgatttaaatcgttcataatatgtaggaaaagactcaccttcatcttgttgaattccacttatttttttacgaagaagaatgatgcgagaagttgggaaaaacttctccagaaacgccctcttcatactctcccaagacgtaactgttccgggagccaactcgtataaccaatcattggccttgtccattaaagagaatggaaaagccttcatctttaaaatacttccgtcaacgttaaccggagtcatacttgagcacaccacttcaaattctttcaaatgtttgttcggatcctccatggacagcccatggaactttggaatgtggtggggcAAACTTGACTTAagctcgaactcttcggttttaccttgggcagccatgggatattggatacacaatggtgcggcattatccaaacccgaggcggacagctccttgagtgtacggttgtccatggccatgccttgctCTCcttcacccacttgtgccgtgggatcctcctcttcttctagaacttgttcttcaaggtcagGTTCCGGGCTAGGTGGGTTGGACTCTTGTtggttcctccttcttctcaaagttctctcaaaatcgttgacggggattagcaacaaaaaaaaaaaaacaagttagcaatctgcaatagaaaacaaacgaaaataacaaataaacaaaaagaatgagggaactttgagaagaaggaagaactaACAAGAGTCTAACCCACCTAGCCCGGAAcctgatcttgaagaacaagttctAGAAGAAGGGGAGGATCCCACGGCACAAGAGGGTGAACAAGagcaaggcatggccatggacaaccgtacactcaaggagctttccgcctcgggtttggataatgccgcaccattgtgtatccaatatcccatggctgcccaaggtaaaactgaagagttcgagcttaagtcaagtttgctccaccacattccaaagttccatgggctgtccatggaggatccgaacaaacatttgaaagaatttgaagtggtgtgctcaagtatgactccggttaacgttgacggaagtatcttaaagatgaaggtttttccattctctttagtGGACaaggccaaggattggttatacgagttggctcccggaacagttacgtcttgggagagtatgaagagggcgtttctggagaagtttttcccaacttctcgcatcattcttcttcgtaaaaaaataagtggaattcaacaagatgaaggtgagtcttttcctacgtattatgaacgatttaaatcacttgttgcttcttgtccacagcatcagatgaaggaagagttgcttttgcaatacttctacgaagggctcctaccactagaacgtcaaatgctcgatgcttcggcgggtggagcattggtggacaaaacgcccatggctgcgaaaatcttgattgctaatcgagcgttgaacgctcaacaatacgagggtgtaggccaaagaggacccctaCGGCAACAAgttcatgaggtaagttccacatccaatattcaatctcagttagctaatcttacttctcttgtttcacagatggccgagggaatgaagattcaaggacccttggtgtgtggcgtatgttctatccaatgACCTGTTtctgaaaagtgtcctcaactcatcgagaatggtggatgggagagcgctaatgccattgggttccaaagccaaaatcagccaagacatgatccatactccaacacgtataatccggggtggagagaccatccaaacttcaaatggagagagccacaacaatcccaaccacaaggagactttaggcaacaacccccgggcttctacaccaaaccatacgcaccccctcaaatccaaccacaatctgccccaaatacttcaggtaatgctttggataatgatacacttgttaagttactaaccactttgactcaggggcaagaaaatcaaaacaaaaaggtggaccaactagagaaacaaatggggcagattgccgaagttgttgggcagattagagaccaaggaaggcttcctagttctaccattccaaatccaaatggagggtttgaatcagccaaagcaatcaccctaagaagtggtaaggaggttggagcaggttcttcatcaaaaacaggtcacaaagaggatgaaatgatgcaaatggaagaggaggaatcaaatcaacccacggcaaaggtggaagtACCTTTGCCGCAAGTGCCCATGGCCCCTAAACCGtcaaatctgtccaataagggtaagaatgtgttaaattcaattcctactaatgtttttcctttgaatgtcccctttcctagcagatttttgcaatctaagaacgaagaggaagaaaaagatgttctagagacgtttagaaaggtgcatgtcaacattcccctccttgatgccataaagcaaatcccgaagtatgccaagtatttaaagaagctttgtacaacaaagaaacgtgcccgggagaaagaagtggtacatgtaagcgagaatgtctccgcaatgttgcaaagaaagctgccaccaaaatgtaaagatccaggtagcttcACAATTtcatgtgtcattggtaatacctgtttcaaatctgccatgcttgatttaggtgcttctataaatgttatgccatattccatttatgcatctatgaacttaggagcattgaaaaatgatggtgtaatcatacaattggccgatagatctaacgcttatccaaatggagttttggaagacgttttagtgcaggttgatcatttaatctttccggcggatttctatgtcctcgaaatggatgaatcagaccatgccccttcattgccgatcctccttggaaggccattcatgaaaacggctcaaacaaagattgatgtggccaaagggttagtcactatggcatttggtggtgacatgattagttttaaaatttctgaatccattgagactcctaatgttgttcattcttgttgtgccattgataaaattgaaaagataggaccggaccgttcagcaccaagcacaaatgatgcatcaacaaccatgcaagacgagggaattggagtggagtacaaggaccatacggccactgccctcacaatgctcaaattggccgaaaacaccatggggaagaatgttcacattgctaccacttcatcacatcacataggtaagccacctaatccaattccaattcccattaaagttgataggtggttcccttctttggtgcagctACCCAAGCAGATCCTCGATGGTGGGCGCATGAACGTGAACCTTAGGCagcacaacgcacccatcaacaaacatcactatccatttccgttcaaggatgcaatGTATGAGAGCCTTGTAGAACATGATGTGGAGGAGACAACCCACTATGCCAtgggttcccatgaaggttgatcaatgaggcatcgtccggctgcaagacgtaaaagaaaacgctacttgggaggcaacccatgcattcgacaaaggaagacctagagagcactccaattccagatttgcgttcctaaaacccttctctttgttgttgtttctaATCTGCCCAGTTTAGTTGATTAAGTTGCTGTTTGtatgtttaattttgtttggtgtgattttatgcttgaaacattgaggaaaatgtttgatttaagtctgggggggtaactaagtgttttttatgcaaattcgtgggattttatcacccattacttagaGACTTGTTcattgctgtttttaagtgtttttaagcagttttggtgtgttttagtgtgtgttAACATAaaactccgaaaatcacataaaaatttgaaaaaaaaaagtgttttgaaaagcctaaaaagagtgttttgagtcgtttttgtgtgtttgtgtctagggtaccttccaacacaatgatgaggattcggtttgtaattgcatggctgttaaagaaagttattaacatgatgaaagtttgaattactctttggttatgcttggttgtggttatagcttatgaattcacatgcaatcacaaaggataaaaattagtttttgcaacatgcttgaaggaaggaactcaaacaaacgctacaaccttgtgagacttgagcctaaacgtttatttggagagttaaaatctgtgcattattgttttctaagtcgttgcatgatctcattattccttgcttggttactacttagaaggcgtttcatcatttagttccaaatgctagaactcatgcccatttcattcaaagcatgttattgatttgcataacacatattcaagataaagttgtgtagtgaccaccaccataaCCAAAAAGCCGTGAttcccctatgtcattatgttttgtaggttttaacctcattgagccttgtttagccttttctttgttaacccacattaccctcacctagcctagattaggaccatccttacccttgttcttaaagcatagtaaagcataattcaaattgaattccttttgatttatatatggcagaaaacaagtgtgggggaaaggtTTCAATTTGGGTATTTTGGGTGCCATAGAACacagcaagaaaagaaaagaaaaaaaaaatgaaattcgtggaaaaagaaaaagaaaaagaaaaagaaaaagtgtgtgaaaagaatgaaaaggagttgaaaagatgtgaaaaagagtcccaaagtattgtttgttgaagaaagggatccaaaactttgaattcggccctaaatattgcttgaatcctcccttcgtgtttaaaagttgatttctgcaatctaagtgaatattaagtttcaatttcattactttgcttgctattgctttaagaacgtttgttttcccttacctttctttgttagccaataccccaagccccgttacaaccttgaacttcaatcttgagtgttatgtgtttcaatttgtggagtttgaatttggtatgagcatatggtgtcactggttctcgcgtctaagtagtagcattccattcatgagatcatatctaaatatgtttattaactccagaaattgcgttctttgttatacatatatgtgagcgttcgtttccatatctacatcaatcttctcacatataactagtatagggtgtgtagttagaaaatctgagtgaaaattgagtgcatatcttgtaaggaattgagtgatttctctaaggcatgttactacatcaaaaacattgttttaattgattaattgtgaactagtaagtggtaactatgattaagtatgtgcttaagtgtaaagatgactaaaatctgtggggaataacgatttttaacatgtcatgtgcattggaaatccctgaggcaaatgttggaaggtttaggttgtgttttatttgttttgttttgttttatttctttgttttgctcgaggactagcaaaagctaagtgtgggggaatttgataggagcatatttatgcgacttaattggcttgttctcgtgcatttatgttatgtttcgttagctattttagtgtttaaagttacttttgtgtgttttcagattccaaagccgaagtgtgcaaaatgatgtaatttggagccttttggagcaaaaggaatggatgaattgaagacttgaagaaattaggattcctaatcaacgaaggattcctaattgaagaaggattcctaatcgacgaaggattcctactccaagaaggattcctaatggaAGATgtattcctaatcacatgaggattcctactccaacaaggattcctacttgaaataggaaagttaagccaaagtttcctactttggtttgatttttcctaaatgtccctaaaagttccagcaattatgaagacttcctaagcattctaggacatcaaatacacatctcttgcaccttttgaacccttgccgcaccccccttggtatttcctcttccttgccgtgcaagggagagggttatttCCTTATTCTAAgctttaaaacaccttccttttgtgttttaaaccctagccgaatttcccttgccctttcctttaattttctgattttgtttcctatttctagaagcttttgacttaaatttctgtttacctaattagcttagggtttttaatttcctaatccctttaaataaacatgtttgtgcagccacaaacatccccattcatccagaaaataatcattcacgccagaaactgaACACCACCTTCAACAgccccattccttcaccattcacccaaagttctgccacaaaaccaccctagccgcaccacctatcaaccctaaacacttccatacatcctccatccattctacatcatccaAATACCCAAGAACCTGCCCATAGTCcatgtgccgcagcaaaggagaggaagaacaAATACTTGAAGTTTCTAGCCGTTCAACATCGAATCGTTGGaatatttaggtgttctctttcttatatttagAATGTATGAATctattttcctttgttttgtgaacatgaggaactaagccttttggctagggggttattcaataccatgattatgcttgcaagatgaattgattacgtctaattgttatttcatgaattgtgaatgcaatttgcttaaccgtttgattgatgacttatttttgtgtgttaattaagatggccaacttagttttcatgcaggaatttgaagctaaaacataaggaagtttcacctaatagttacaactttATGTT includes:
- the LOC139197986 gene encoding uncharacterized protein produces the protein MEEEESRPPTAKVVPPLPQAPSAPNLSNSSNKVELVAALESLPKHGGKSPNFDSIPILTNKLLPSIVQAPILDLKPLPSHLKYIFLGENETLPAIISSSLTAQEEDGYSGYNQIVIAPDDQENTTFTCPFGTFAYRRMPFGLCNAPATFQRCMVSIFSDYVERIIEIFVDDFSVFGNSFDNCLDNLTLILNFHHAALKYLFTKKEAKPRLACGGHFGTQMMAFKVLECGFYWPTLFKEARTFCLTCDRCQRTGNIGQKDQMPQVPIFVVEIFDVWGIDFMGPFPSSFGFTYILLAVDYVSKWVEAKATRTNDSKVVADFVKTNIFSRFGMPRVLISDGGSHFCNRTIEALLKKYHVTHKVSTPYHPQTNGQTEVSNREIKQILEKTVWPNRKDWSLR